ATCAAATAAGTCGCTTGGTTTGTTTTCTTCTTTTGACTTATAGATATTTGGTAAACCATTAAATTTTCCAACCTCATCGCCTAGATTATTTCTCTGTAACGCTTCATTCATCCAATCCACCCACATTTGAAACTGGATTTTTTCTGATATCCCCGAAGTCGGTAAAACCACGTCATAATTAAGAAATAAACCGTTTCTGCAGAGTTCTATATTTATTTTTGAATATAATTTACCTTTACTTTCAAAAGGCAGATGGTGGGTAGCCATAGAAGAAAAAACAAAGTTATATTTATCGTTTTCAGCTTTCTTTTCTATATATTCTTCGAAACTCATTTCAATGAATTTAATTGCTTTGTCTTTCAAACGCTCTTTTGCTTTTAAGAGCATTGCGGTAGAACCATCCATGAGGTAA
This is a stretch of genomic DNA from Candidatus Auribacterota bacterium. It encodes these proteins:
- a CDS encoding class I SAM-dependent methyltransferase, whose amino-acid sequence is MKNDNSNTWLNAKGNGQVESYTKSADVMVVERKKIIKLLCDLFFYHFPSPVNLKVLDLGCGDGIITEHLHNKYPKNNFYLMDGSTAMLLKAKERLKDKAIKFIEMSFEEYIEKKAENDKYNFVFSSMATHHLPFESKGKLYSKINIELCRNGLFLNYDVVLPTSGISEKIQFQMWVDWMNEALQRNNLGDEVGKFNGLPNIYKSKEENKPSDLFDQLNLLTKAGFKNADCFFKYSIFALFGGTK